Proteins from a genomic interval of Nodosilinea sp. FACHB-141:
- a CDS encoding ParA family protein, translating to MPAHTIAVFNAKGGVGKTSTSYNLAVGLQRFHNLRVLLVDIDPQGHAGVALGVNIADLQHRIDEVLQEKASIKDTIVKTESGVDVVPSNILLAEAEIPISGLHGREVLLRRAISSVINEYDVILTDCPPNVGILSVNALMAAKQVLVPVDMSYLGLLGIPVIERILGLIQNRLEHPIEILGVLATRYDSRLNIAKDVLDSLEKHFGDRLFETVIPETVKIREAPSFQASIFDHAPGSSGAMAYQQLTEEVMKRVR from the coding sequence GTGCCAGCACATACCATTGCCGTTTTTAACGCCAAAGGTGGGGTAGGAAAAACTTCTACTTCGTACAACCTCGCCGTTGGCCTCCAACGGTTCCACAACCTGCGCGTACTACTGGTTGATATTGACCCGCAAGGCCATGCTGGTGTCGCGCTCGGCGTTAATATTGCCGATCTACAGCACCGTATTGACGAGGTGCTGCAAGAGAAAGCCTCTATTAAAGACACAATCGTTAAGACCGAATCAGGGGTTGACGTGGTCCCCTCAAATATCCTTCTTGCTGAAGCGGAAATTCCTATCTCTGGTCTTCATGGCCGCGAGGTGCTTTTAAGAAGGGCTATTTCCTCGGTCATCAACGAATATGACGTAATTCTGACCGATTGCCCTCCAAACGTAGGCATTCTGTCGGTTAACGCCCTCATGGCCGCTAAACAGGTGCTAGTTCCAGTCGATATGAGTTACCTAGGCCTCTTAGGAATTCCTGTAATTGAGCGAATCCTGGGCTTGATCCAAAACCGCCTCGAACATCCAATTGAGATTTTGGGAGTGTTAGCGACTCGCTATGATAGCCGTCTCAATATCGCCAAAGACGTGCTCGACTCCCTCGAAAAACATTTCGGTGATCGCCTGTTCGAAACGGTGATCCCTGAAACGGTCAAGATTCGAGAGGCTCCTAGCTTTCAGGCCTCCATCTTTGACCACGCTCCAGGTTCCTCTGGAGCCATGGCCTACCAGCAGCTAACGGAGGAGGTTATGAAGCGTGTCAGATAA
- a CDS encoding DUF6876 family protein produces the protein MANPPYSLTEDELSQFTGTSQYYQHPLGVLYTDGVQYMAERGGGYWIIDVIAAWQLHPQVALDPMLQQIQFWKLIVHDDGSATMFCERDTDDVAVSQRIPLTDFPLKQLRLYFQNGVVLLPSEY, from the coding sequence ATGGCGAATCCACCATATTCGCTGACTGAAGACGAGCTTTCGCAGTTTACCGGTACATCACAGTACTACCAGCACCCGTTAGGCGTGCTGTACACCGATGGTGTGCAGTACATGGCGGAGCGAGGCGGTGGGTACTGGATTATCGATGTGATTGCTGCGTGGCAGTTGCATCCGCAAGTGGCTCTCGATCCTATGCTCCAGCAGATCCAATTCTGGAAGCTCATCGTTCACGATGATGGTTCAGCTACCATGTTCTGTGAGCGGGATACTGACGATGTCGCAGTCTCCCAACGGATTCCACTTACGGATTTTCCGCTCAAACAACTTCGGCTCTACTTTCAGAATGGGGTAGTGCTACTCCCTTCTGAGTATTGA
- a CDS encoding replication initiator protein A, giving the protein MAHRSLLPDRHRQLDFFVCDIIDTAPKDDLGSMEHPLFTLAKNPDTRIRLYEHNGNTVKIVPSVLGLATIFDKDILIYCVSQLTEAINRKRDVSRTVRLTAYDFLVATNRDTGGRSYQLLEQAFQRLTGTKIFTNIVVGGRRFREGFGLIESYRIIEKSPNHARMVAVEVTLSEWLFQAVCSQEVLTLHRDYFRLGKGLERRLYELARKHCGSQPQWKVGLALLHKKSGSSSSLKEFRRMARNICEADHLPGYLLSFDEPSDSVLFQCRSERAQARAAIRQFLDL; this is encoded by the coding sequence ATGGCTCATAGAAGTCTCCTTCCTGATCGGCACCGCCAGCTTGATTTTTTTGTGTGCGACATCATCGATACTGCGCCCAAGGACGATCTGGGCAGTATGGAGCATCCGCTTTTTACGCTGGCGAAAAACCCTGATACGCGCATTCGGCTGTACGAGCACAACGGGAATACGGTTAAGATTGTGCCGAGCGTGCTTGGGCTTGCGACAATCTTTGACAAAGACATCCTGATCTATTGCGTGAGCCAGCTTACGGAGGCTATCAACCGTAAGCGTGACGTGAGTAGAACGGTACGCCTCACAGCCTATGATTTTTTGGTCGCTACTAACCGCGATACCGGGGGACGAAGCTACCAGCTCCTGGAACAGGCCTTCCAGCGGCTTACGGGGACGAAGATTTTCACCAATATTGTGGTGGGTGGCCGCCGGTTCCGTGAGGGGTTTGGGTTAATTGAGAGTTACCGGATTATCGAGAAGAGTCCTAATCATGCTCGTATGGTGGCAGTTGAGGTGACTCTTTCAGAGTGGCTTTTTCAGGCAGTGTGCTCGCAAGAGGTGCTTACCCTGCACCGCGATTACTTCCGCCTGGGGAAAGGCTTAGAGAGGCGGTTGTATGAGCTTGCCCGCAAGCACTGCGGCAGCCAGCCACAGTGGAAGGTAGGACTCGCTCTTCTACACAAGAAATCTGGTTCTAGCTCCTCTCTCAAAGAGTTTCGGCGCATGGCGAGGAATATCTGTGAGGCCGACCATCTACCCGGTTATCTTCTTAGCTTTGATGAGCCATCCGATTCGGTACTGTTTCAATGTAGAAGTGAGCGAGCGCAGGCAAGAGCTGCTATCAGACAGTTCCTCGACCTATAA
- a CDS encoding NACHT domain-containing NTPase — translation MERSRKLALTNWTQANDALNLYFEGNKSKLTEHVKMSRTTITAFFNQKPVREAKFRKICLALRLNWQEVSTVQAIPAESFANASQSEKETATLQHIREHCRQKIFNLHSRMRLLSGEEIGVDQLYVDVWLLNRSPRTFQVSQDKLLQTFDLRNDRLGLGDRIKRNPSFEVANTNAKLLILGKPGAGKTTFLKHLAVDWCKEQFQPDLIAVFIELRRIRDGEWKLLNAIRQELGLETSEQTEELLKQDKLLVLMDGLDEVPTSELRRKAQNQFLEMANQYANNRWILTCRTQIIASIPDWLTSVEVADFSSEQVQQFVQNWFQASGESDAEVLQQWERLNNAVEKNPALRELTVTPVLLSLMCLVLHDEGEMPPRMTDLYKRGIRLLLEKWNDTKAIEGWEVGSDTYRKLSVEQKESLLLEIAARKFENPKNFVLFEQAEIGTQVAQFLHLASHKEGVAVLKAMEAQHGLLIERADELWSFSHLTFQEHFTVQWLTQLSPAQLAEKIADSQWQQVVEQLVKSQQPADRLLRLIKQSIDRSIAGELTLNRFLNWVLQKAGSIRTNDKPAALRAFYFAFGRDRARDLDLDLARDLDLDLALALDLALARALDFDLNFDLARDLDFDFDRALDFDLDDLLDDLDPGLDPGLDHARVRALDRAFTLDRALDRARVLDDKLAVKLEQLKTRLPLSKNWQHFQQWWQAEGRQWLEDLRQAMIEHRNIGHDWQFNQQQKQQLQRYYDANHFLVKLMQIEGAVSPDVRADIEDSLLLPWDELQHRYPDIYVYNSLN, via the coding sequence ATGGAGCGATCGCGCAAGTTGGCTTTGACAAATTGGACACAAGCGAACGATGCATTGAATCTATATTTCGAGGGCAATAAATCGAAGCTGACAGAGCACGTTAAGATGTCCCGCACCACCATCACCGCTTTTTTCAATCAAAAGCCTGTGCGTGAAGCGAAGTTCCGTAAGATCTGTTTAGCTTTGCGGCTGAATTGGCAAGAAGTTTCTACGGTTCAGGCGATTCCTGCGGAGAGCTTTGCTAACGCTTCCCAATCCGAAAAGGAGACTGCTACACTCCAGCACATTCGAGAACATTGCCGTCAAAAAATCTTTAACCTTCACAGTCGGATGAGATTGCTGAGTGGGGAGGAGATTGGAGTTGATCAGCTTTATGTCGATGTCTGGTTGCTGAATCGCTCGCCTCGTACCTTTCAGGTGTCTCAAGATAAGCTGCTGCAAACCTTTGATTTGCGGAACGATCGGCTGGGGTTAGGCGATCGCATCAAACGCAATCCGAGTTTTGAGGTTGCCAATACTAATGCAAAACTTCTGATTCTGGGTAAACCCGGTGCAGGAAAAACAACCTTTCTCAAACACTTGGCAGTGGACTGGTGTAAGGAACAGTTTCAGCCAGATCTGATTGCGGTCTTCATCGAACTTCGTCGCATTCGGGATGGGGAATGGAAGTTACTGAACGCGATTCGCCAGGAATTGGGACTGGAAACTTCAGAGCAAACTGAAGAGTTGCTGAAGCAAGACAAACTCCTGGTGCTGATGGATGGATTGGACGAAGTGCCAACGAGTGAACTGCGACGCAAGGCCCAGAATCAATTTCTAGAGATGGCAAATCAGTATGCCAATAATCGATGGATTTTGACCTGTCGCACCCAGATTATTGCATCGATTCCGGATTGGCTCACCTCAGTGGAAGTAGCAGACTTCAGTTCAGAACAAGTGCAGCAGTTTGTCCAGAACTGGTTTCAGGCAAGCGGAGAATCGGATGCAGAAGTGTTGCAGCAGTGGGAGAGGCTCAACAATGCCGTAGAAAAGAATCCGGCACTGAGGGAGCTGACAGTGACTCCGGTGTTGTTGAGTCTGATGTGTTTAGTCCTCCACGACGAAGGAGAAATGCCCCCACGAATGACTGATCTTTACAAAAGAGGGATTCGGTTACTGCTAGAGAAATGGAATGATACCAAGGCAATCGAAGGGTGGGAGGTAGGTAGTGACACCTACCGAAAATTAAGTGTGGAGCAAAAAGAATCACTACTGCTTGAGATTGCCGCCCGCAAATTTGAGAACCCAAAGAACTTTGTTTTATTTGAACAAGCAGAGATTGGCACTCAGGTTGCCCAATTTCTCCACCTCGCTAGCCACAAAGAAGGTGTTGCAGTCCTGAAAGCAATGGAAGCTCAGCACGGGTTGCTAATCGAACGGGCAGACGAATTGTGGTCTTTTTCCCACCTCACGTTTCAGGAACATTTTACCGTTCAATGGCTGACTCAACTGTCCCCAGCACAACTGGCCGAGAAGATTGCAGACTCGCAATGGCAGCAGGTTGTCGAGCAATTAGTGAAATCACAGCAGCCTGCCGATCGCTTATTGCGCCTGATTAAACAATCCATCGATCGGTCAATCGCAGGTGAACTAACTTTGAATCGATTTTTAAACTGGGTTTTGCAGAAAGCAGGCTCGATCCGAACAAACGATAAACCTGCCGCCCTTCGGGCCTTCTATTTTGCCTTCGGTCGCGACCGCGCCCGCGACCTCGACCTCGACCTCGCCCGCGACCTCGACCTCGACCTCGCTCTCGCCCTCGACCTCGCTCTCGCCCGCGCCCTCGACTTCGACCTCAACTTCGACCTCGCCCGCGACCTCGACTTCGACTTCGACCGCGCCCTCGACTTCGACCTCGACGACCTCCTCGACGACCTCGACCCCGGACTCGACCCCGGACTCGACCACGCCCGCGTCCGCGCCCTCGACCGCGCCTTTACTCTTGACCGCGCCCTCGATCGCGCCCGTGTCCTTGACGATAAACTTGCAGTCAAACTGGAGCAGTTGAAAACTAGATTACCTTTATCAAAAAATTGGCAGCACTTTCAGCAATGGTGGCAAGCAGAGGGTCGACAGTGGCTGGAGGACCTGCGGCAGGCAATGATTGAGCACCGCAACATAGGGCATGACTGGCAGTTTAATCAGCAACAGAAACAACAACTGCAACGCTACTACGATGCCAATCACTTCCTCGTTAAACTAATGCAAATTGAGGGTGCAGTGAGCCCAGATGTTCGAGCTGACATTGAAGATAGCCTGCTGCTACCCTGGGATGAACTGCAACACCGCTATCCAGATATTTATGTCTATAATTCCCTCAATTAA
- the radC gene encoding DNA repair protein RadC: MTGQSPDFVSFDPPTPPLPSALEHFAFGITSETGNEANYAAADLSRPEYTLRIKDMVAEERPRERLRQLGPKALSLAELLSILVGPGQALPGRSSIEIAHALLGTLHDSDAADGIKRLQKITVEELLHVPGVGLAKAASIVAAIELGKRVFHHIPAYRTVVDDPAIAVAALTPYLMWEPREHFAMVCLDVRHQLLSTKVLTIGTETETLAHPRDIFQAALKAGAARIIVAHNHPSGSLEPSPEDLALTRQLLQGANIIGVPVLDHLILGGGTYRSLRETTGLWQEET, from the coding sequence ATGACGGGGCAATCTCCAGACTTCGTTTCTTTCGATCCCCCTACTCCTCCCCTCCCCTCAGCGCTTGAGCACTTCGCCTTTGGGATCACTTCTGAAACTGGCAACGAAGCCAACTATGCGGCAGCGGATCTATCGAGGCCCGAATACACCCTTCGGATTAAAGACATGGTCGCAGAGGAACGACCTCGGGAGCGGCTTAGGCAATTGGGTCCTAAGGCGCTCTCACTAGCAGAACTTTTATCTATTCTCGTTGGGCCAGGGCAGGCACTACCGGGCCGCTCCAGTATCGAGATAGCGCATGCGCTCCTGGGGACTCTCCACGATAGCGATGCTGCTGACGGCATCAAGCGACTTCAGAAGATTACTGTTGAGGAGCTACTCCACGTGCCAGGTGTGGGACTAGCGAAGGCAGCCAGTATCGTAGCCGCGATTGAACTTGGGAAGCGAGTGTTTCACCACATTCCTGCTTATCGAACTGTTGTGGATGATCCAGCAATTGCAGTAGCGGCGCTTACCCCGTATCTTATGTGGGAGCCCAGAGAGCATTTTGCTATGGTGTGCCTCGATGTGCGGCATCAGCTTCTCTCAACGAAAGTGCTCACGATAGGAACGGAGACAGAGACCCTGGCACATCCGAGGGATATTTTTCAGGCTGCGCTTAAAGCTGGAGCAGCACGGATAATCGTTGCGCATAATCACCCTTCAGGGAGCCTTGAACCGAGCCCAGAGGACTTGGCCCTCACCAGGCAACTTCTTCAAGGCGCAAACATTATTGGGGTGCCGGTGCTCGATCATCTCATTCTGGGCGGAGGCACATACCGGAGCTTGAGGGAGACGACGGGGTTGTGGCAGGAGGAAACGTAA
- a CDS encoding formylglycine-generating enzyme family protein, with protein MFYALDTTSLNDPQIQALQRSLFPSALTLRRTPRTAHGFVEPLLVGGDALPLHMVLVPGGTFLMGSSDDEPERKEDEGPQHEVTVPPFFMGRYPVTQAQWRVVAAMSQVKRELHPDPSRFKGDNRPVEQVSWYDAVEVCARLSAHTSRQYRLPSEAEWEYACRAGTITPFYFGNTLTTEVANYKGNSTYADGPEGEYRAETTPVDHFGIANAFGLCDTHGNVNEWCQDHWHDSYAGAPTDGSAWIEGGNPDKRILRGGSWYDLPRYCQSAHRYPYVPDYLSYFLGFRVVCSAPRALHLPTG; from the coding sequence TTGTTTTATGCGCTTGATACTACTAGCCTAAATGATCCACAAATTCAAGCACTTCAGCGTTCTCTATTTCCTTCAGCGCTTACCCTTCGTCGCACCCCCCGCACCGCCCATGGCTTTGTCGAGCCCCTGCTAGTAGGGGGTGATGCTCTGCCCTTGCACATGGTACTAGTGCCCGGTGGCACCTTCCTGATGGGCTCCTCCGACGATGAGCCAGAGCGAAAGGAGGATGAAGGGCCTCAGCACGAGGTTACGGTGCCGCCCTTTTTTATGGGCCGCTACCCCGTCACTCAAGCGCAGTGGCGCGTGGTTGCTGCTATGTCCCAGGTCAAGCGAGAGCTACATCCAGACCCCTCTCGCTTCAAAGGCGACAATCGCCCTGTGGAGCAGGTGTCTTGGTACGACGCGGTAGAGGTTTGTGCCCGTCTCTCGGCCCATACAAGCCGTCAATATCGCCTGCCCTCTGAAGCTGAGTGGGAATATGCTTGCCGGGCTGGCACCATTACGCCTTTCTACTTTGGCAACACCCTGACAACCGAAGTGGCCAACTACAAAGGCAACTCCACCTACGCCGATGGCCCTGAAGGAGAATATCGCGCAGAGACCACCCCTGTAGACCACTTTGGCATTGCCAATGCCTTTGGCCTTTGCGACACGCATGGCAACGTCAATGAGTGGTGCCAAGACCACTGGCATGACAGCTATGCAGGTGCCCCGACTGACGGCAGTGCCTGGATAGAAGGCGGAAATCCCGATAAACGGATCCTACGCGGCGGCTCCTGGTACGACCTTCCGAGGTACTGCCAATCCGCGCACCGCTACCCCTACGTGCCCGACTACCTCAGCTACTTTCTCGGTTTTCGGGTTGTGTGTTCGGCCCCCAGGGCTCTTCATCTGCCTACCGGCTAG